One part of the Glycine max cultivar Williams 82 chromosome 14, Glycine_max_v4.0, whole genome shotgun sequence genome encodes these proteins:
- the LOC100305944 gene encoding uncharacterized protein LOC100305944: MESKPWFCYKRKKGGRLTTWCIFISLFPNMESKAICFCIRVRKSKSKESKVKDLEKLSHVKPNHKGKTKGCTSTTPVGDGGGINVHGANTVANNDVGVAAAEMTAAHTSLMSANGVQDGSGHGHGGESGADGDVG; the protein is encoded by the coding sequence ATGGAAAGCAAGCCATGGTTTtgttataaaagaaagaaaggaggtAGGTTAACAACATGGTGtattttcatttctctttttccaAACATGGAAAGCAAAGCCATCTGTTTCTGCATCAGAGTGCGCAAAAGCAAGAGCAAGGAAAGCAAAGTGAAAGATTTAGAGAAACTCTCCCATGTCAAGCCTAATCACAAGGGAAAAACCAAAGGGTGTACTTCAACAACTCCTGTTGGTGATGGTGGTGGCATCAATGTTCATGGAGCCAACACAGTTGCTAACAATGATGTAGGAGTAGCTGCTGCTGAGATGACTGCAGCTCATACCTCTTTGATGAGTGCCAATGGAGTTCAAGATGGAAGTGGTCATGGTCATGGGGGTGAATCTGGGGCAGATGGTGATGTTGGCTGA